From the genome of Candidatus Rokuibacteriota bacterium, one region includes:
- a CDS encoding ABC transporter permease has translation MRQYFARRVIQAVVVLCLVSLAGFSLLHLAPGGPAAIYALSPTMSAEDLDRITHEFGLDRPIHVQYLSWAKGFLSGNWGRSYRDGRVVLEVIVDRVPATVILMLSAFSVAVLLGLASGIVSAVRQYSLFDHLATLGAMVALSIPTFWLGLMAIYVFSELLHTLPPGNIGTVGAPFALADRLRHLILPAGTLGVVMVATWSRYTRASMLEVIGEDYIRTARAKGVSQGWVILKHALRNALIPLVTLAGLQLPLVFSGALVTETIFTWPGMGRLFVDSIGYRDYPVLMGILVFTAALVILGNLVADLVYAAIDPRVRHS, from the coding sequence ATGAGACAGTACTTCGCGCGGCGGGTGATCCAGGCGGTCGTGGTGCTCTGCCTGGTGTCGCTCGCCGGGTTCTCCCTCCTCCATCTGGCGCCGGGCGGGCCGGCGGCCATTTACGCGCTCAGCCCCACCATGAGCGCCGAGGATCTCGACCGGATCACCCACGAGTTCGGGCTCGACCGGCCGATCCACGTCCAGTACCTCTCCTGGGCCAAGGGCTTCCTCAGCGGCAACTGGGGCCGCTCCTACCGTGACGGGCGGGTGGTTCTCGAGGTGATCGTCGACCGGGTCCCGGCCACGGTCATTCTCATGCTGAGCGCTTTCTCGGTGGCCGTGCTCCTGGGCCTGGCCAGTGGGATCGTAAGCGCCGTCCGCCAGTACTCGCTCTTCGACCACCTGGCCACCCTCGGGGCCATGGTGGCGCTGTCCATCCCCACCTTCTGGCTGGGCCTCATGGCCATCTACGTCTTCTCGGAGCTGCTCCACACCCTGCCGCCCGGCAATATTGGGACGGTGGGCGCGCCGTTCGCCCTCGCAGACCGTCTGCGCCACCTGATCCTGCCGGCGGGTACGCTCGGCGTGGTCATGGTGGCGACGTGGAGCCGCTACACGCGGGCCTCCATGCTGGAGGTGATCGGCGAGGACTACATCCGCACCGCGCGGGCCAAGGGCGTGTCGCAGGGCTGGGTCATCCTCAAGCACGCGCTCAGGAATGCGCTCATCCCGCTGGTGACGCTGGCCGGCCTCCAGCTCCCGCTGGTGTTCAGCGGCGCGCTGGTGACGGAGACCATCTTCACCTGGCCGGGCATGGGCCGGCTCTTCGTGGACTCCATCGGCTACCGAGATTACCCGGTGCTCATGGGGATCCTGGTGTTCACGGCGGCGCTGGTCATCCTGGGCAATCTGGTGGCGGACCTCGTCTACGCGGCCATCGACCCGCGGGTGCGCCACTCGTGA
- a CDS encoding ABC transporter permease, whose translation MFWARFVRHRPAVISAGVIALLVLSSIFAGPIAMRDPLQIEMSHKFARPLAKGHLLGADELGRDVLSRLLHAGRISLTVGLAAMAVTVIVGAVLGILAGYVRGVVDTVLLRLTDAMLSFPPIFMLLALAAFVRPSLASMTVIIAVTSWMDVTRMVRGQILTLREQEFVTGARGLGASGARIMARHLLPNTVGIIAVAATLSVARAILLESYISFLGYGIQPPLASWGNMLNNAQSYFTTAPWVAIFPGVMITLAVTSFNFLGDGLRDALDPRHVRSRT comes from the coding sequence ATCTTCTGGGCGCGCTTCGTCCGCCACCGGCCCGCCGTGATCAGCGCGGGGGTGATCGCCCTCCTCGTGCTCTCGTCGATCTTCGCCGGCCCGATCGCCATGCGCGATCCGCTCCAGATCGAGATGTCCCACAAGTTCGCGCGGCCCCTCGCCAAGGGTCATCTCCTGGGTGCCGACGAGCTCGGTCGCGACGTGCTCTCGCGCCTGCTTCACGCCGGGCGCATCTCGCTGACGGTGGGGCTTGCCGCCATGGCCGTGACCGTCATCGTGGGCGCCGTCCTGGGGATCCTGGCAGGGTACGTCCGCGGGGTGGTGGACACGGTGCTGCTCCGGCTCACCGACGCCATGCTTTCGTTCCCCCCGATCTTCATGCTGCTGGCGCTGGCCGCATTCGTCCGGCCCTCGCTGGCCTCCATGACGGTCATCATCGCGGTCACGTCATGGATGGACGTGACGCGCATGGTGCGGGGCCAGATCCTCACGCTCCGCGAGCAGGAGTTCGTGACGGGCGCGCGGGGGCTCGGGGCCTCCGGGGCGCGGATCATGGCGCGGCACCTTCTGCCCAACACGGTGGGGATCATCGCCGTGGCCGCCACACTCTCGGTGGCGCGCGCCATCCTGCTTGAGTCCTATATCAGCTTCCTCGGCTATGGCATCCAGCCGCCTCTGGCGAGCTGGGGCAACATGCTCAACAATGCCCAGAGCTACTTCACGACGGCTCCGTGGGTGGCGATCTTCCCCGGGGTGATGATCACGCTGGCGGTGACGAGCTTCAACTTCCTCGGCGACGGGCTCCGCGACGCCCTCGATCCCCGCCACGTCCGCTCGAGGACCTGA
- a CDS encoding FAD-binding oxidoreductase, which translates to MAETADVVVVGGGVNGASIAYALASRGVKRVVLLEKGALASGASGRSSALVRMHYTNEWDARLAWASFPVFTHWEELMGGPPVFTHTGFVNVVAPPYAEALRKNVEMLRGIGINTVAVTPSELQDLQPFANVEDLGAAAYEPDSGYANPQDTVEGFGRRARELGARILQWTTVTGIVRSESRVVGVETSAGRIDAGAVVVAAGAWAPRLCREIGLPLPARPKAIDTAVVTRPPELRDPHMVFIDNVMGSYFRPESGILTIVGVPCQEWDIDPDTVGTGLPPHAAGVGARILTQRIPAMERATLARGYRAFDCYSQDRHAILGRVDGIDGLYLATAFSGSGFKIAPAVGTCMAELITEGCSKTVDIEAFSLRRFAEGRTIEGPYPYAVRPDYIDPSGRS; encoded by the coding sequence ATGGCTGAGACGGCGGACGTGGTCGTGGTCGGTGGTGGGGTCAACGGAGCGAGCATCGCCTACGCGCTTGCCTCCAGAGGGGTCAAGCGGGTCGTGCTGCTCGAGAAGGGCGCGCTGGCGAGCGGCGCCTCGGGCCGGTCGAGCGCCCTCGTCCGCATGCACTACACCAACGAGTGGGACGCGCGGCTGGCCTGGGCCAGCTTCCCGGTCTTCACGCACTGGGAGGAGCTGATGGGCGGGCCGCCGGTGTTCACCCACACGGGCTTCGTCAATGTGGTGGCACCGCCCTATGCGGAGGCTCTCAGGAAGAACGTGGAGATGCTGCGCGGGATCGGCATCAACACGGTCGCCGTCACGCCCTCGGAGCTCCAGGACCTTCAGCCCTTCGCCAACGTGGAGGACCTCGGTGCCGCCGCCTACGAGCCTGACAGCGGCTACGCCAATCCCCAGGACACGGTCGAGGGCTTCGGCCGGCGCGCCCGGGAGCTGGGCGCCCGGATCCTCCAGTGGACCACGGTGACCGGCATCGTCCGGAGCGAGAGCCGCGTCGTCGGCGTCGAGACCAGCGCCGGCCGTATCGACGCCGGCGCGGTGGTGGTGGCGGCGGGCGCGTGGGCGCCGCGGCTCTGCCGCGAGATCGGTCTTCCCTTGCCCGCGCGGCCCAAGGCCATCGACACGGCGGTGGTGACGCGCCCGCCGGAGCTCCGCGATCCGCACATGGTTTTCATCGACAACGTGATGGGCAGCTACTTCCGGCCGGAGAGCGGCATCCTCACCATCGTGGGCGTGCCGTGCCAGGAGTGGGACATCGATCCGGACACCGTCGGCACGGGGCTCCCGCCGCACGCGGCCGGCGTGGGGGCGCGGATCCTTACCCAGCGCATCCCCGCCATGGAGCGGGCCACGCTCGCGCGGGGATACCGCGCCTTCGACTGCTATAGCCAGGACCGCCACGCCATCCTTGGCCGCGTGGATGGGATTGACGGCCTCTATCTCGCCACGGCTTTCAGCGGCTCGGGCTTCAAGATCGCCCCCGCCGTCGGCACCTGCATGGCCGAGCTCATCACGGAGGGGTGCTCCAAGACGGTCGACATCGAGGCCTTCAGCCTGCGCCGCTTCGCCGAGGGGCGCACCATCGAAGGGCCCTATCCCTATGCGGTGCGGCCGGACTATATCGATCCCAGTGGCAGGTCTTGA
- a CDS encoding transposase family protein, with amino-acid sequence MPEEIVSRMLRLPGYGIYGWETDEAANTLTLSIRQTAREPYYVCGGCGISVREIHSWTERRIRDLPWGTWTVWLRVEVHRVRCRRCGVRTERLPFVAGKVHYTARLEAAVAQECEAAPVSRVAAQRSLPPETVRRMDKRVLRRWAAERPRQPLRDLGVDEIFLGKTVKFLTVVSDLETGEPLWVGRERKRETLDRFFAEALPPARRRAVRAAARQLVLPMPVYRAA; translated from the coding sequence ATGCCCGAGGAGATCGTATCACGCATGCTGCGCCTGCCCGGCTACGGGATCTACGGCTGGGAGACGGACGAAGCCGCCAACACGCTGACCCTCTCGATCCGGCAGACCGCCCGAGAGCCGTATTACGTCTGTGGAGGCTGCGGGATCTCGGTGCGAGAGATCCACAGCTGGACGGAGCGGCGGATCCGGGATCTGCCCTGGGGGACATGGACCGTGTGGCTGCGGGTCGAGGTGCATCGGGTCCGCTGTCGCCGCTGTGGCGTGCGGACCGAACGGCTGCCCTTCGTGGCCGGCAAGGTCCACTACACGGCGCGGCTGGAGGCGGCCGTGGCGCAGGAGTGTGAGGCCGCCCCGGTGAGCCGAGTCGCCGCCCAGCGGAGCCTGCCGCCGGAGACGGTGCGGCGGATGGACAAGCGGGTGCTGCGGCGCTGGGCGGCCGAGCGCCCGCGCCAGCCGCTGCGCGACCTGGGGGTGGATGAGATCTTCCTGGGCAAGACGGTCAAGTTCCTGACCGTGGTCAGTGACCTCGAGACCGGGGAGCCGCTCTGGGTGGGCCGGGAGCGCAAGCGCGAGACCCTGGACCGGTTCTTCGCGGAGGCCTTGCCCCCGGCGCGGCGCCGCGCGGTCCGGGCCGCGGCCCGGCAGTTAGTGTTGCCCATGCCCGTTTACCGCGCCGCGTGA
- a CDS encoding ABC transporter substrate-binding protein yields MREQHPQLDHIGRRDFLTVSAAGLALASAPGLAAGQAKRSGEIAAGLSERMLTLDPANHYSISTTSVLRHLFDPLIDVTNDSKFVPALAETWRPVNNTTWRFTLRKGVTFHDGTPFNADSVVFTLKRVHDNTKLIKSFVYQDIESVEKDGDYGVIVTSKRPFGSLPAHLTMLGMLPPSAGRNEEAFFQKPIGTGPFRFASWTHGDQIAMTANPTYWKPGIPKVEKVTFRFIPELSTRTAALRAGELQVIDRVTPDLVETLKGTRGVKVLDVPAIEAQRWIFQLGREPVKDQRLRQAISLAIDRSVIIKELLRGYGRPVDSPVPPGLIGHTSLPPKVYDPEKARQILKQAGYSNVSVDIVLMKDFYPKQLEIAQAVAAMLGDVGIKLNIKNLEIAAAREQRTAGTYDLFFSGWAHMPHDPDWYFGQWFTKAGAEKLTRYTNPRVEQLIAEGRVPDPKVRQAKYEEIGRIVWDEDAELWLYYTVAIYGVSDRLRNFEARRDYYVLLSDVGIV; encoded by the coding sequence ATGCGCGAGCAGCATCCACAACTCGATCACATCGGCCGACGCGACTTCCTGACGGTGAGCGCTGCGGGCCTGGCGCTGGCGAGCGCGCCGGGCCTGGCCGCCGGGCAGGCCAAGCGCAGCGGCGAGATCGCCGCCGGCCTGTCCGAGCGCATGCTCACGCTCGATCCCGCCAACCACTACTCGATCTCCACGACCTCCGTCCTGCGCCACCTCTTCGACCCGCTCATCGACGTGACCAATGATTCCAAGTTCGTTCCCGCGCTCGCCGAGACCTGGCGCCCGGTCAACAACACGACCTGGCGCTTCACGCTCCGCAAGGGCGTCACCTTTCACGACGGCACGCCGTTCAACGCGGACAGCGTGGTCTTCACGCTCAAGCGCGTCCACGACAATACCAAGCTCATCAAGTCCTTCGTGTACCAGGACATCGAATCCGTGGAGAAGGACGGAGACTACGGGGTCATCGTCACGTCCAAGCGGCCCTTCGGCTCACTCCCCGCCCATCTCACCATGCTGGGCATGCTGCCTCCGAGCGCGGGGCGGAACGAAGAGGCTTTCTTCCAGAAGCCCATCGGCACCGGCCCGTTCCGCTTCGCTTCCTGGACACACGGCGATCAGATCGCGATGACGGCGAATCCGACCTACTGGAAGCCGGGCATCCCGAAGGTCGAGAAGGTCACCTTCCGCTTCATTCCGGAGCTGTCCACGCGCACGGCCGCGCTCCGTGCGGGCGAGCTACAGGTGATCGACCGGGTCACGCCGGATCTCGTCGAGACGCTCAAGGGCACGCGCGGCGTCAAGGTGCTCGACGTGCCCGCCATCGAGGCCCAGCGCTGGATCTTCCAGCTCGGCAGGGAGCCCGTGAAGGACCAGCGGCTGCGCCAGGCCATTTCGCTCGCCATCGACCGCAGTGTGATCATCAAGGAGCTGCTCCGCGGCTACGGGCGCCCCGTCGACAGCCCCGTGCCGCCCGGTCTCATCGGCCATACGAGCCTGCCGCCCAAGGTCTACGATCCCGAGAAGGCGCGGCAAATTCTCAAGCAGGCCGGCTACTCCAACGTCTCGGTCGATATCGTCCTGATGAAGGACTTCTACCCCAAGCAGCTCGAGATCGCCCAGGCCGTCGCGGCGATGCTCGGCGACGTGGGCATCAAGCTCAATATCAAGAACCTCGAGATCGCGGCGGCGCGCGAGCAGCGAACGGCGGGCACCTACGATCTCTTCTTCTCCGGCTGGGCGCACATGCCCCACGACCCCGACTGGTACTTCGGCCAGTGGTTCACCAAGGCCGGCGCCGAGAAGCTCACCCGCTACACGAATCCCCGGGTGGAGCAGCTCATCGCCGAGGGGCGCGTGCCCGATCCCAAGGTGCGGCAGGCGAAGTACGAGGAGATCGGGCGCATCGTGTGGGACGAGGACGCGGAGCTCTGGCTCTACTACACCGTCGCGATCTACGGCGTCAGCGATCGCCTGCGGAATTTCGAGGCGCGCCGCGACTACTACGTCCTGCTGAGTGACGTCGGCATCGTGTAG
- a CDS encoding ABC transporter permease — protein MRTYILRRVAQSALTLLGVSVLVFVILRVLPGDPARMLLPDGAPESAVAELNRQLGLHEPLIVQYGLFLRSVAHGDFGQSFQYRAPALRVVLERLPATVQLTLAAMLVTIAVGVSLGIFTAVRRGTRYDVAGTIVAVLGQSLPNFWLGIMLILLFGVALRWLPTSGFASWTSLVLPAITLAAFPTALVARLTRSSMLEILNRDYIRTGRAKGLTEQSVVLRHALRNAAIPVLTVIGLQIGALLGGAVITESVFAWPGMGKLIVDAIFFRDFPVVQTVLILSATVFVAINLLVDLLYTVIDPRIRYL, from the coding sequence ATGAGAACCTATATCCTCCGCCGCGTCGCGCAGTCGGCGCTCACGCTGCTGGGCGTGTCGGTGCTGGTCTTCGTCATCCTTCGCGTCCTGCCCGGCGACCCGGCCAGGATGCTCCTGCCCGACGGCGCTCCCGAGTCCGCCGTGGCCGAGCTGAACCGGCAGCTGGGGCTGCACGAGCCCTTGATCGTCCAGTACGGCCTCTTCCTGCGCAGCGTGGCCCACGGAGACTTCGGCCAGTCGTTCCAGTACCGGGCGCCCGCCCTGCGGGTGGTGCTGGAGCGGCTGCCCGCCACGGTGCAGCTCACGCTCGCGGCCATGCTCGTCACCATAGCCGTCGGCGTGTCGTTGGGCATCTTCACGGCGGTGCGCCGGGGCACGCGCTACGATGTCGCGGGCACGATCGTCGCCGTACTCGGCCAGTCGCTGCCGAACTTCTGGCTCGGCATCATGCTCATCCTGCTCTTCGGCGTGGCGCTCCGCTGGCTGCCGACCTCCGGTTTCGCGAGTTGGACATCCCTGGTCCTGCCGGCCATCACGCTCGCGGCCTTTCCCACCGCGCTGGTCGCGCGGCTCACGCGCTCGAGCATGCTCGAGATACTCAACCGCGACTATATCCGCACCGGCCGCGCCAAGGGCCTGACCGAGCAGAGCGTCGTGCTCCGCCACGCCCTCCGCAATGCGGCCATCCCGGTGCTGACGGTCATCGGGCTTCAGATCGGCGCGCTCCTCGGCGGCGCCGTCATCACCGAATCGGTTTTCGCGTGGCCGGGCATGGGCAAGCTCATCGTGGATGCCATCTTCTTTCGCGACTTCCCGGTGGTCCAGACGGTGCTCATCCTCTCCGCCACCGTCTTCGTCGCGATCAATCTCCTCGTGGACCTGCTCTACACGGTCATCGATCCCCGCATCCGGTACTTGTGA